From one Dermacentor silvarum isolate Dsil-2018 chromosome 3, BIME_Dsil_1.4, whole genome shotgun sequence genomic stretch:
- the LOC119446266 gene encoding translocon-associated protein subunit gamma has product MAGGRKLTKEEELLLQDFSRNVSTKSSALFYGNAFIVSSIPIWLFWRIHQMDLYQSSIIFAVMTIACTWLIAFAYKNVKFVLKHKVAPKREDAVNREIMKKLSDDKKMSKKEKDERILWKKNEVADYEATTFSIFYNNALFLALIIVTSFYILRAFSPTMNYVLSVGGAAGLLALFSTGSQ; this is encoded by the exons ATGGCAGGCGGTAGGAAGCTAACGAAGGAAGAGGAGCTTTTGCTTCAAGATTTCAGCCGAAACGTGTCGACCAAGTCGTCCGCACTGTTCTACGGCAACGCCTTCATCGTCTCCTCCATACCAATAT GGCTGTTTTGGAGAATCCACCAGATGGACCTGTACCAGTCGTCCATCATCTTCGCGGTGATGACCATCGCTTGCACATGGCTGATCGCCTTCGCCTACAAGAACGTCAAGTTCGTCCTCAAGCACAA AGTTGCTCCCAAGAGGGAGGATGCTGTCAACCGAGAAATCATGAAGAAACTCTCGGACGACAAGAAGATGTCCAAGAAGGAAAAGGATGAGAG GATATTGTGGAAGAAAAACGAGGTGGCCGACTACGAGGCAACCACTTTCTCCATCTTCTACAACAACGCCCTCTTCCTGGCGCTCATCATTGTGACGTCCTTCTACATTTTGAGAGCGTTCAGCCCGACAAT GAACTATGTTCTGTCTGTCGGAGGCGCTGCAGGCCTGCTCGCGCTCTTCTCTACTGGCTCCCAGTGA
- the LOC119446265 gene encoding troponin C isoform X2 has protein sequence MDDLTKEQVQMLRKAFDMFDRDKKGYVHTNMVSAILRTLGQTFEEKDLKELISEIDQDGSGELEFDEFVALAARFLVEEDTEAMQEELREAFRLYDKEGNGYINVSDLREILRALDDALTEDELDEMIAEIDTDGSGTVDFDEFMEMMTGD, from the exons ATG GATGACCTGACGAAAGAGCAAGTGCAGA TGTTGCGCAAGGCGTTCGACATGTTCGACCGCGACAAGAAGGGCTACGTGCACACCAACATGGTGTCGGCGATCCTGCGTACGCTGGGTCAGACCTTCGAGGAGAAGGACTTGAAGGAACTCATCTCCGAGATTGACCAGGACG GTTCCGGCGAGCTGGAGTTCGACGAGTTCGTGGCTCTGGCCGCGCGTTTCCTGGTCGAGGAGGACACGGAGGCGATGCAGGAGGAGCTCCGCGAGGCCTTCCGGCTGTACGACAAGGAAGGAAACGGCTACATCAACGTGTCCGACCTTCGCGAGATCCTGCGCGCCCTGGACGACGCGCTCACCGAGGACGAGCTGGACGAGATGATCGCCGAGATCGACACCGACGGCAGCGGAACCGTGGACTTCGACG
- the LOC119446265 gene encoding troponin C isoform X1 encodes MLFTWLQDDLTKEQVQMLRKAFDMFDRDKKGYVHTNMVSAILRTLGQTFEEKDLKELISEIDQDGSGELEFDEFVALAARFLVEEDTEAMQEELREAFRLYDKEGNGYINVSDLREILRALDDALTEDELDEMIAEIDTDGSGTVDFDEFMEMMTGD; translated from the exons ATGTTGTTTACTTGGTTACAGGATGACCTGACGAAAGAGCAAGTGCAGA TGTTGCGCAAGGCGTTCGACATGTTCGACCGCGACAAGAAGGGCTACGTGCACACCAACATGGTGTCGGCGATCCTGCGTACGCTGGGTCAGACCTTCGAGGAGAAGGACTTGAAGGAACTCATCTCCGAGATTGACCAGGACG GTTCCGGCGAGCTGGAGTTCGACGAGTTCGTGGCTCTGGCCGCGCGTTTCCTGGTCGAGGAGGACACGGAGGCGATGCAGGAGGAGCTCCGCGAGGCCTTCCGGCTGTACGACAAGGAAGGAAACGGCTACATCAACGTGTCCGACCTTCGCGAGATCCTGCGCGCCCTGGACGACGCGCTCACCGAGGACGAGCTGGACGAGATGATCGCCGAGATCGACACCGACGGCAGCGGAACCGTGGACTTCGACG